From Streptomyces sp. SCSIO 75703:
CGAGGGAGTAGGCGAGGACGGCGAGGACGCCGGCGCACTGCTTCCAGAACTGGCCGAGCCCGCCGCCGTAGAAGAGGCCGGCGACGTCGGACTGGCCGGTTCCGGTGGCGAGGAGGCCGACGAGGAGGGAGCCGAGGACGCCGCCGACGAGGTGGACGCCGACGACGTCGAGGGAGTCGTCGTAGCCGAGCCGGTGCTTCAGGCCGACGGCGAGGGCGCAGAGCACGCCGGCGCAGGCGCCGACGGCGAGCGCGCCGAGCGGGGAGACGGCGCCGCCCGAGGGGGTGATGGCGACGAGGCCCGCGACGGCGCCGGAGGCGGCCCCGAGGGTGGTGCAGGCGCCGTGCCGCAGTTTCTCGTAGGCGAGCCAGCCCAGGACGGCGGCGCCGGTGGCGATCTGGGTGTTGACGAACATCAGGGCGCCGACGCCGTCGGTGTTGCCGAGCCAGGAGCCGGCGTTGAAGCCGAACCAGCCGAACCACAGCAGTCCGGCGCCGAGCATGACGAGCGGCAGGTTGTGCGGGCGCATCGCGTCGGTGCGGAAGCCGGCGCGGCTGCCGGTCACCAGGATCACGCCGAGGGCGGCGGCGCCGGCGTTGACGTGGACGGCGGTGCCGCCGGCGAAGTCGATGACGCCGAGGCGGTGGGCCCAGCCGCCGGCGCCCCAGACCCAGTGGGCGACCGGGAAGTAGACGACGGTGGCCCACAGGGTGACGAAGAGCGCCCAGGCACCGAACCTGACGCGGTCCGCGAGGGCGCCGCTGATCAGGGCCGGGGTGAGCACCGCGAACATCATCTGGAACACCAGGAACACCAGCACCGGGATGGTGGTGCCGTCCCAGAGGTCGGTGCGGCCGATGCCGCTGAGGCCGAGCCAGTGGGGGTTCCAGCCGATGAGGCCGGCGGTGTCGGTGCCGAAGGCGAGGGAGAAGCCGTAGAGCACCCACAGGACGGTGACGACGCCGAGGCTGACGAAGCTCATCATCAGCATGTTGAGGGTGCTCTTGACCCGGACCAGGCCGCCGTAGAACAAGGCCAGGCCGGGCGTCATGAGCATCACCAGGGCGGTGCAGACGAGCATGAAGCCGGTGTCGGCGGGCGAGAGCGCGGGGGTGTCCGCGGCGAAGGGGGTGGCGGGGGCCATCGGCGCCTCCTCGTCGTTGGTGCGGCCCGTGCGGGCGCGAGGCGCGGCGGCTGCGGGCCGTCGCGTGTCACGAGCGTGACGTGGCGCCGTTTCGGCGGGCGCGCCGCGCGGTTTCGCGCGGGTGACGAAGGTGCCGCGGGTGTTACGGCCCGGTGAACAGGCGGGTGGCGGCCGGGGGGGGGGGACGCGAGCCGGCCGCGTCCGGCCTTCCGAATGACTGGCATGGGGGAGCCGAGTCGGGCAGTTCGGGAGGGCCGGCCGCGGCCGGGGTCTGGGGGTGGGTCAGACCGCCTCGGCGGTCTCCGGCAGTTCGACGGCGAGCCGTTCGGTGAGGTCGATGACCTCGCCGAGTTCGCCGAAGTCGCGTACGGCGGTGTCGACGGTCTTGCGGATGCGGGTGTTGACGCGTTCGGAGCGGACCTTCTTGGCGATGGCCATGGCCTCGGCGGCGAGCACGGTGCTCTGCTCGGGCTCCCGGCGCAGCAGGTGGACGGTGGCCATGCCGATCAGGTTGAGCGCGTAGGAACGCTGGTGTTCCTCGTCCTGGGCGAACAGTTCGACGGCGCGGCTCATCAGCGGTTCGGCGAGGGAGGCGTAGGTGGGGCTGCGGCCGGCGACGTAGGCGAGGTCGCGGAAGGAGTGGGAGTTCTCGCCGTGCAGTTCGGCCTCGGAGAAGAAGCGGATCCAGTCCGGGTCGGGCTCGTCCCATTCGGCGACGTCGGTGAAGGTGTCCTCGGCCATGCGGACCGCGCGCTTGCACCGGCCGGGCTGGCCCATGTTGGCGTAGGCGCGGGCCTCCATCGCGTAGAGCATCGACTGGATGCGGGGGCTCGCGCAGTCCCGGCTGCCGTACTGGGCGAGGTGGATCAGCTCCAGCGCGTCCTCGGGCCGGCCGAGGTGGATCATCTGCCGGCTCATGCTGGAGAGGATGTACGAGCCGAGCGGCCGGTCCCCGGCCTCCTTGGCGGCGTGCAGGGCGAGGACGAAGTACTTCTGCGCGGTGGGCTGGAGGCCCACGTCGTACGACATCCAGCCGGCCAGTTCGGCGAGTTCGGCGGCGACCTTGAAGAGCTTGGCGCGGATGGCGTCCGGCTGGGACTCCTGGAGCAGGTCGGTGACCTCGTGGAGCTGGCCGACGACCGCCTTGCGGCGCAGGCCGCCGCCGCACTGGGCGTCCCAGCGCCGGAACATCACGGCGGTGGACTCCAGCAGGTCCAGCTCCGGCGCGGAGAGCCGGCCGCGCGGGACCTCGGCGGAGAGGGGCTCGGGCTCGGCGGGGGCCGGGGGCGAGGGGACCAGCCAGCGCTGCATGGGCTCGATCAGGGACGGCCCCGCGGACAGGGCCAGGGAGGTCCCGAGGAAGCCGCGCCGGGCCAGCATGAGGTCGCTGCGGGAGAACTCGCTGAGCAGGGCCACGGTCTGGGGGCCGGTCCAGGGCAGGTCGACGCCGGTCGTGGAGGGGGTGGGGCGGGTGGTGCGCAGGCCCAGGTCCTCGACGGCGACGACGACGCCGAACCGTTCGGAGAACAGCTCGGAGAGGATGCGCGGGATGGGTTCGCGCGGGTTCTCGCCGTCGAGCCAGCGGCGCACCCGTGAGGTGTCGGTGGAGATGTGGTTGGCGCCGAGCCGGCGCGCACGCCGGTTCACCTGCCGGGCCAGCTCGCCCTTGGACCAGCCGCTGCGCACGAACCACGAGGTGAGCAGCTCGTTGGGGCGCTTCTCGGCGGGCGCGGGACT
This genomic window contains:
- a CDS encoding ammonium transporter, whose amino-acid sequence is MAPATPFAADTPALSPADTGFMLVCTALVMLMTPGLALFYGGLVRVKSTLNMLMMSFVSLGVVTVLWVLYGFSLAFGTDTAGLIGWNPHWLGLSGIGRTDLWDGTTIPVLVFLVFQMMFAVLTPALISGALADRVRFGAWALFVTLWATVVYFPVAHWVWGAGGWAHRLGVIDFAGGTAVHVNAGAAALGVILVTGSRAGFRTDAMRPHNLPLVMLGAGLLWFGWFGFNAGSWLGNTDGVGALMFVNTQIATGAAVLGWLAYEKLRHGACTTLGAASGAVAGLVAITPSGGAVSPLGALAVGACAGVLCALAVGLKHRLGYDDSLDVVGVHLVGGVLGSLLVGLLATGTGQSDVAGLFYGGGLGQFWKQCAGVLAVLAYSLAASALLALLLDRTLGMRVSRETEESGIDGAEHAETAYDFSGAGGGADHVPTAPGAPRAGRADTRKVTA